The Salvelinus namaycush isolate Seneca chromosome 26, SaNama_1.0, whole genome shotgun sequence genomic sequence TCTGAACACTTTCTCATCAAAGCATAGACTGATAAGATGAATTATGGGGTGGGTTGGTGCTGGTCTAGAATGAAATCCTGCACACCCTGTCCATCCCTGTTGTGTCTCACAACTGAAAACTCACTGTTCTCTGGCCTCCCTTCTCTGTTAATAGCTGCGTGACAACAAGCAGCTGAGTCGCATGTGCTCGGAGCAGGAGTCCCATCTCTCTCAGCTGGAGCGCCATGCGGAGCTCGGGGCTGAGGATGCAGAGGACCGCAGGCGCATGCTGGAGGACGTGCAGAGTGACAAGGCCACCATCAGCCGCGCCCTGGCCCAGAACCGCACCCTTAAAGACCAACTGGCTGAGCTGCAGAACGGCTTCGTCAAACTGGTAATGAGGAGTGGTACCTTTTTTACTCTCCTGTTTACTTATGTGAAGTAATCACTGATCTGCCAGGTTTTATTAGTGTTTAAACATGGAATATGTGGAAACGCATCTTCAGTTATCCAGCCACATTCAGATCGGGGGTGACCTCATGAATGTGTTGAATGTCTCTGTGGTCCTAGACCAATGAGAACATGGAGCTGACCACTGCTCTGCAGTCAGAGCATCACGTCAAGAAGGAGCTGGGACGCAGGATGGGACAACTACAGGAGGACCTGCACAATGTCAAGGAGCAGGTAGGGACACGCGGGCACACACATGTCATGGTGAACAGGTACAGGAACAGCATATAGACACTCGCACGTCTCTTCCATCCCTAGTTGGATTTGAAGTCGCAGGAGTACCAGGCACTGCTGGAGCAGCGGGACCAGGTAGTGGCCAACCTACAGCAGTACTCTGCAGGCTATACAGCCCTGGCTTCAGAGCGAGAGCAGCTCCACAGACAGTACCTGCAGCAGAGCCAGCTGATGGACCGGCTGCAGCATGACGAGACCCAGGGAAGGGTTCAGTTGGAAATGAGCCACAAACAGCTGGAGCAATACCAGGTCAGGGACGGACACACGCGCATGTAGTCACATATCtccgaatacacacacacagtcgcacaTGAAGAGACGCACActatgcacacgtacacacagtGTCTGTATTGACCCCTCTGGCGCCTTCTGCAGGAGAGGCTGGAGCAGTTGTCCAGAGATAACGAGCAGTTGAAGGCTGAAGTCACAGAGCTGCTCAACAGCTCAGCCCTGGCCACACTCCCCAGAAACCAGGGAGACGGAGTGGAGAGCCAATCCCTGCCAGAGAGCCCACAGAAGTCCTCGATCGCTATCCCAGAAGACTTTGAGAGCCGCGAGGAGATGGTGAGGAGAAAATACCTATCAGTGGGATCTAGTGTTCCCAAATGCTGTAGAGAATCCTACATCGAGGATTTCCAAAGTATTTATCAGATAATGGTCTCTGAAGAATAATTCCTcccttccgtctctctctcagGAGGAGTTTGTGCGCGGTGCGGTGGCGCGTGTGGAGGCAGAGCGAGACGAGGTGAGGAGCagactggaggaggagaggagactgcaCTTCGCTGCCAGACACCAGGCTGCAGCACTCAGCATAGAGCGCCACAGTCATGACCACGACCACGGTCAGTGCCACGGTCACAGCCATGATGACCACAGTGACCTTGAACAtacaggtgagaggaggaggaaaggtgtgtgtgtgtgtgtatgcacgtaTTTGTATGTGCTACTTGCATGACTTTTGTTTTCTAGGAACACTATGCCAGGTTTTGAGTGTTACCAGTGCAGTGTGTCTGACcagttacaccccccccccccccccccccatgttagTCTCAGGTTCAGAGGGTGTAGCAGTGGAGGTACATGAGGCCTTGTATGTTGCCATGGAGAGGCTGCAGCAGCGCTTCACCTCTCTGATGCAGGAGAAGGCTGACCTGAAGGAGAGGGTAGAAGAGCTGGAACACCGCTGTATACAGCTGTCTGGAGAGACTGATACTATTGGTGAGCGagacacgcatgcatacatatacagtaccagtcaaaagttcagacacgcctactcattcaatggtttttctttatttttgctgttttctatgttgtagaataatagtgaagacatcaaaactatgaaataacacgtggaatcatgtagtaaccaaaaaagtgtaaaacaaatctaaatatatttgaggttcttcaaagtagccatcctttgccatgatgacagctaagcactcttggcattctctcaactagcttcatggggaatgcttttctaacagtcttgaaggagttcccacatatgctgagcacttgttggctgcttttccttcactctgcggtccaacttatcccaaaccgtctcaattgtttgttattttttatatatttttttgttaacccctccaccaccacccctcttCTGAGGACAAATATCTTTCTTTTTTTAACAGCTTTTCTTCTAAATTTTACATGTACTTTTTACatgtgcagttgaagtcggaagtttacatacacttaggttggagtcattaacttgtttttcaaccactccaaaaatgtcttgttaacaaactatagttttggcaagtcggttaggacatctgctttgtgcatgacacaagtcatttttccaacaattgtttacagacagattatttcacttctaactcactgtatcacaattccagtgggtcaaaagtttacatactgtgcctttaaacagcttggaaaattccagaaaattatgtcatggctttagaagcttctgataggtgtacctgtggatgtatttcaaggcctaccttcaagctcagtgcctctttgcttgacatcatgggaaaatcaaaagaaatcagccaagacctcagaaaaatgattgtagacctccacaagtctcgttcatccttgggagcaatttccaaacgcctgaaggtaccacgttcatctgtacaaccaatagtatgcaagtataaacaccatgggaccatgcagccatcataccgctcaggaaggagacgcgtactgtctcctagagattaatgtattttggtgcgaaaagtgcaaatcaatcccagaacaacagcaaaggaccttgtgaagatgctggaggaaacaggtataaagtatctatatccacagtaaaacgagtcctatatcgacataacctgaaagggcgctcagcaaggaagaagccactgctccaaactcgccgtaaaaaagccagactatggtttccaactgcacatggggacaaggatcgtactttttggtaaaatgtcctctggtctaattaaacaaaaatagaactgtttgcccataatgaccatcgttatgtttggaggaaaaaggaggaggcttgcaagccgaagaacaccacccatgccgtgaagcacgggggtggcagcatcatgttgtgggggtgctttggtctccacttcacaaaatagatgacatcatgaggcaggacaattatatgaatatattgaagcaacatctcaagacatcagtcaggaagttaaagcttggtcacaaatgggtcttccaaatggacaatgaccccaagcacacttccaaagttgtggaaaaatggcctAAGGGCAACaaagccatcacaaagccctgacctcaatcccatagaaaatgtgtgggcagaactgaaaaagcgtgtgcgagcaaggaggcctacaaacctgactgttacaccagctctgtcaggaggaatgggccaaaattcacccaagttattgtgggaagcttgtggaaggctacctgaaatgtttgactcaagacattattctgacatttcacattcttaaaataaagtggtgatcctaactgacctaaaacaggggatttttactaggattaaatgtcaggaattatgaaaaactgagtaaaaatgtatttggcttaggtgtatgtaaacttctgacttcaactgtacatgttacaTAGCTTTTTCATACAAATTTTACATACATGTTACTTTTATATAACAcagtcacataacaataatacattaccaaacatatgctctttaatcccaaccctcagccgctctcagcccatcccacctatcacctgaGACCACCTTcctttggtttccatgtgccatacatttttcaattgtgctgtgattttcttttttttcttttttttctttttctttctagTCATgtagtatccacagattgtgagctaaagataaATCTTTGCTACAGGTGTTATTTATTGACCGATTATGGCTTTCCAAATctcccaacactgctatttgtaaggtaCATTTTTAATGCATGTTGtgattttatttttaaaaaattaaCCATTCCTGAGCTTGTGACCAGATACAAGCTACATAGGGACAATACCATAAAAAGTtatctattgattctgtctcttcgcagcaaaatctacagagctgacaTTGTTGTATGCACCATATATATAgtgtcttgcaaaagtattcatccccctttgcatttttcctattttgttgcattacaacctgtaatttaaatagatttttgtttggatttcatgtaatggacatgtataaaatagtcaaaattggtgaagtgaaagggaaaaaaatatgttttttaaaacGGAAGAGTGGTGCGTGCAaatgtattcatcccctttgctatgaagcccctaaataagatctggtgcaaccaattaccttcagaagtgacATAATTGggtaaataaagtccacctgtgtgctaTCTAAATGTCActtgatctgtcacatgatctctgtgtgtgtgtgtgtgtgtgtgtgtgtgtgtgtgtgtgtgtgtgtgtgtgtgtgtgtgtgtatgtatgtgtatgtatgtatgtatgtatgtatgtatgtatgtatgtatatatattaatatatatatatatatatatatatatatatatatatatatatatatatatatatatatatatatacacacacacacacacctgttctgaaaggcccgagagtctgcaacaccactaagcatggggcaccaccaagcaagcggcactatgaagaccaaggagctctccaaacaggtcagggacaaagttgtgaagtacagatcagggttggttataaaaaatatccggaactttgaacatcccacagagcactaTTCAATCCATATTAAAAAATGtgaagaatatggcaccacaacaaacctgccaagagagggccgcccaccaaaactcacggaccaggcaaggagggcattaatcagagaggcaacaaagagaccaaagataaccctgaaggagctgccaagctccacagtggagattggagtatctgtccatgggACCACTAACCTGGacactccatagagctgggctttacggaagagaggccagaaaaaaagcttgaagaaaaaaataagcaaacatgtttggtgttcgccaaaaggcatgtgggagatcccccaaacatatggaagaaggtactctggtcagatgagactaaaatgtagctttttggccatcaaggaaaacgctatgtctggtgcaaacccaacaccttatcaccccgagaacaccatccccacagtgaagtatggtgatggcagcatcatgctgtggggatgtgtttcattggcagggactgggaaactggtcagaattgaaggaatgatggatggtgctaaatacaggtaaagtcttgagggaaacctgcttcagtcttccagagatttgagacagggatgcaggttcaccttccagcaggacaatgaccctaagcatactttcggggggtgaatagttatgcactctcaggttttctgttttttttgtcttattttttgtttgtttcacaataaatattttgtatcttcaaagtggtaggcatgttgtttaaatcaaatgatacaaccgccacaaaaatgtattttaattccaggttgtaatgcaacaaaataggaaaaatgcgaaggggggtgaatacttttgcaagccattgtgtgtgtgtgtatatatagcatTTTGTTGGTGGCAGCTGTCAATATAATTTAAATTGGAAAACTCTTAAGTGTTGAATCAAGCGTCGTTCttttgtaccagttcataaacGATGTGCCGTGGAAtctcttcccatttattttgcaagctgtatggcacagctgtcaatgttTTTGTCCTCAAATTAAACTGGTATGTTTTTCAATTTATGCCAATTCatttcagccaatttgtatctttaatatatggcaggcaaacaagttccttatcttctcccttttccacttcactccatttttgtggtagtgctgcaatcagttggttgtgaGTTTGGATTGAGCAGATATTCCCATATGCAGTTATCGAAAATATGTGACAACTCCTCCGTTTCTATTGTTAATATCATTAATAAATATTATAcaataaaaaaagagaaaaaaatccattatttttttattgatctgtatatttgagtttaacatTTGTtgttttatcctccagaaaatatatatattacaaaTTGTTACCAGCTTTGTATCGCTTGTTTAAGAAAGGGCGATACTTTACAACTTCAAATTTTTTACTAATTGAAAATGACATTTTGTCTAATCTGTATCAAGGCAAAAAGGCCAGTTTTGAACAAAGGATGAgcctttcttaataatctactggagaaccattttgcgtttaagtataacttatgtatgagtgaggcttttagtgagaggtttaaaaTCTTTAATATTTCAtaaactcatattcattatataaataggcacgtttaattttgggttgaggttgggtgattgtggatgccaggtcatctgatgcagcacaacatcactttccttctttgtcaaatagtccttacacagcctggaggggtgtttttaggtcattgtcctgtttaaaaacaaatgatagtcccactaagcgcaaaccagatgggatggcgtatcgctgcagaatgctgtggtagccatgctggttaagtgtgctttgaattctaaataaatcacagacagtgtcaccagcgaaGCACACCCACAGCATCacacttcctccatgcttcacggtgggaaccacacatgtggagatcatccgttcacctactctgcgtctcacaaagacacggctgttggaaccaaaaatctcaaatttggactcatcagaccaaaggacagatttccaccggtctaatgtccattgctcatgttccttggcccaagcaaatctcttcttcttactggtgtcctttagtagtttctttgcagcaattcgaccatgaaggcctgatttcacacAGTCTACCtccgaacagttgatgttgagatgtatctgttacttgaactctgtgaagcatttatttgggctgcaatctgaggtgcagttaactctaatgaccttcatgtcttaaagtaaataatctctttgattatttgagctgttcttgccgtaatatggactccttgtcacaacacatctgattggctcaaacacattaagaaaataaatccaacaaattaacttttaacaaggctcacctgttaattgaaatgcattccaggtgaagctggttgagagaatgccaagagtgtgcaaagctgtcatcaaggaaaagggtggctactttgaagaatctcaagtgtaaaatatattctgatttgtttaacaacacttttttggttactacatgattccatatgtgttatttcatagttttgatgtcttcactattattgtaccatgtagaaaataataaaaaaaaaatgaaaaacccttgaatgagtaggtgtgtccaaacttttgactggttctgtatatatACTGCTGTATACAACTGTCTTCAGAAACGCTGTTGGTGAGACACTCaatcatctctctgtctgtaaagACTGGCACTATCAGTGACGCGCACACActttttctctcacacacactaacaggGATGCACTGACACGTTCACTCGCGTAGTGTGACAGGTCTGCTCATCCTATTCCTTCATTGTGTATGTCTGTTCAGGAGAGTACATCACCCTTTACCAGAACCAGAGAGCCATCATGAAGCAGAAACACATGGAGAAGGAGCAGTACATCAGTATGTTGGCCCAGGACAAAGAGGAGatgaaggtacacacacacaccaaacatgaGAGGGAAGCTGCAGTATACCACCAgcagcatagcaccctgcatcccactgctatcttgcctctgaagctaagcagggttggtccagGTAGCCTGGtgtttagagcattgggccagtaaccgaaaggttgctgcgTCAAATCccaaagctgacaaggtaaaaatctgtcgttctgccctttcCTTTCCTGGTTGAGACCAAATGTAGCTGTAAGTGGtgctggagggccagtaggaagtactctttcctctggtcccccAAAAATTATATCCCAATGCCCCCGGGcggtgattggggacattgccctgtgtagggtgccgtctttcggatgggacgttaaacgggtgtcctgactctctgtggtcactaacgatcccatggcacttatcgtaagagtaggggtgttaaccctggtgtcctggctaaattcccaatctggccctcgtaccatcatggccacctaatcatcctgagcttccaattggctcattcatccccccctaCTCTCCAGTGTAACTGTTCTCCaagtcattgctgtaaatgagaatgtgttctcagtcaacttacctggtaaaataagagaagaatatatatttttttaaataaatttgcacaCACTAGTAGtatttggtatttattaggatcctcattaaCCGCTCCAAAAGCAtcagctacttttcctggggtccacatgatACATGGTACAGAACATGAATTAGTCAAGGAATGAACTACATACGTTTCAGAGTATTGCCAGTGTTCTGAGCGTGTTTCTGTGCCCGTGCAGGCCAAACTGGCAGAGCTGCAGGACCTGGTGATGAGGTTGGTAGGCGAGAGGAACGAGTGGTACAGCCTCTATACTGGGGCGCTGGCTAGCGCTGCGGCTAACCCTGACCTGCTGCCAGCCGGAGAGGAGCAGGTCCAGGCTCACCACGCACACAGACGCATGGAGCTCAACGCTGTGGATGGACAAGGTATGCTCACACTTATATATAttacaaacacacaaatacacgcaCACGGAGACACAAGGAACTCAGCACTGTGGACGGACCAGATACACAAACATACATCAAATAAtacaaatgtgtatatatatatatgaatgtgTATGGAATagaacagggctctccaaccctgttcctggagagataccatcctgcaggttttcactccaaccctaatgtagtgcacctgattctaataattagctggttgataagctgaatcaggttagttacgactggggttggattgaaaacctacaggagggtaactctccaggaacagggttggagagccctggagtagaacaatacacacacatccacgTCATTATACTAACCTCCCtgatctctcatctctcccccccttctctctccagagTCTGCGGATGTAAGTTCAGCCGTGAAGCCCGACTCCACCGACCCCCCTCACGGTGGCCCGTCAGACCAGGGCCAGGGGCTCCCCCCAGACTCCCAGGCTCTGATGAGGCCCCAAGAGGACGGCACGACCAGGCAGATCATGCAGCTGCTCCAGGAGATCCAAAACCCCCAGGGGCCCCGCTCCGTGCCCTTCCTGGGGGACAACCCCTGCGTCCCGTTCTTTTACCGGCCCGACGAGCAGGACGAAGTCAAGATCCTGGTggtctgatgatgatgatgagactATGGAGCTAACTGGCAATGTTGGAGGAtctgtgaacacacacaccattccaCCACGTCACACTCCACTTAGGTCATCTAGGATGTACACGTACACACAGTTCTGGGTatactgtctctcacacacatgcacactcacttTCTCTACTTTCTGGGAGAGGTTGTTTCCTCCTTCTTTCTCACTCTTCCTTTTGAGTCCTTGGCTGGTCTTGCATGCCGTTTCTTTTCTCCATTGCACTAACAGAGTGACTTAAGGATGTGAACTccttgtgtaagtgtgtgtggtgGCCTTCCTCTCCTcgtccacctcttcctcctccttcgcAACCTCCTTACTTGCAGTGTGAATGTTTGTCCGCTTTTTCTGTCTCTTTTAATTGGTATTTAATACCGTTAGATGATTGGGAAGTATTCCACCGGATGCTATTGAGATTCTTCCTGTGATTCTCTtgatggagagatgtttattcctgcaCATTGATCCCTCTCCTCTGTTCGCTatcttctccccttctctgccATTTGTACCATAGGCGCAATAAAGTATCTCTGTCCCTCAGTCATTGTCTATTACAGGAGAAATGTAAGGCTTTGAGTGAGACGTTAGCGGCAACAATGGAATACAtgaaacggtatcaaacacacaaaacgcatggaaaccacatgtttgactccattccattgaTTCAATTTCAGCtcttacaatgagcccgtcctcctatagctcctcccaccatccTCCACTGGTACCTTTATGTTAAGGCAGTAACTGGATCCCCATTCACAATGTGTCTGACTCTGGAGGAGAACTGGGCtagtctgtctgtttggtaggagagacagacatggcttggttttgtgtcTGACTCTGGAGGAGAACTGGGCtagtctgtctgtttggtaggagagacagacatggcttggttttgtgtcTGACTCTGGAGGAGAACTGGGCTAGCCTGTCTGTTTGGTAGGAGAGACagacatggcttggttttgtgtcTGACTCTGGAGGAGAACTGGGCtagtctgtctgtttggtaggagagacagacatggcttggttttgtgtcTGACTCTGGAGGAGAACTGGGCTAGCCTGTCTGTTTGGTAGGAGAGACagacatggcttggttttggcgCGTGGGTTGTCTCAATTAATTTCCTCGTCGCCTTTCCTCCATGACCACTGATCGGCGACAAGACTGACTCACTCAGACAAGTGGTCATGAATGGAGGAGTACCGTATCGAGGCACAGCCCTTGGTAGCTGTTGGTATGTTCTATGGCAGTGTAGTGAGTGTGTTGTCTGAGTAGGGCAGGATAGCAGGTGGGGTAAAGGAGGGCAGGAGGAGTTGGGTACAGTACATGAAGGAGGTAAGGGCCAGGCTGGAGCCTTGGCCTACCTGAGGTGgaagtcagtcaggaaagcattGGTAAAGACACTAGCATTTGGAGTGATGGGAGCAGTTTGCACTTTTCACTTCTAAGTAGGGAGACACCATAGGACGTCAGGAAAGAGGAACTAGCATGTAGACACATGGCTGCTCACCCCTACAACTACCTTGTCTATCCATCCTCTTTTATGTGGAAACACTGAAATCTGAACATATGTATGTACACTAGAGCTTTATCTTATTTATGCACATAAGCCAGTCAACTCAGTTGTATTCCTCAAGTTTGCTATGCGTTTATTTATTTGAGGCCCCATTTCATAGCACCAGTTGATCATCTCTTGTTTATCAATCTTTCAATTATGTTGTGCTTGTTGCCCCTCAACATATCTCATTTATAATTTAAGTCACTCCCTTTGAGACTGGATGAAGATTGTGAGTCTGTTTGATAAATGATTCAATCTCAATTGTATCCTCATGTCATTGTCTCTTCTCTCTAAAGTTACATGGGCTTTTACTGTAGGTTATTGCACTAAAATTGGACAGACCTTGTAATCAAACCCTGTCCCATCTCACTTAGTTTTGGACAGTAGCTTTTCTATGGCAGATCCATTCTAGACATTTGGTTTCTATACTTGGGAGCCCTATGTCATCATGTGCACTTTCGCACATCGGGGCTCAGAGTTCCACGAATGAAGACAGAGTGTGTGTTGAAGTGACCGaaagattgtgtgtgtgcgcgcagtgTGCGCTAGGAggatgtgtaggtatgtacataTGAATAGAGGGTTGTAATGATTCCAGTAACACAAGTCATGGGCAATGGGGTAAGCTTTGCTGTTTGATTGACAGATGCAGGAAGGTCCTCTGTTTTTAGATAACCTTACAATGATGACCCAAATAAAGATGAAATTGCCATAGGCGCATCTCTGCCACCCCGCAGTTTTTGGGGAAATGTGTGTACTCCCATAATATTTTGGATATTTTGGAATTTTTATGCTTCCAGTGTATCTCTGACTACCAATGTCCgaattttatttttattcaagAATGGAAGTCTTTAAGCATGTCAAAAACAGTCTGAAAAAGGTTTTTGGTGGTTCTGGAGAGAgttttcaggtgtgtgtgtgtacctaatCTGAACCATGTCTAACCTGAAGCAAAGCACTTTTCATAGTAGGACTTGACGTGGTTTCTGTTGAAAGTGATCCCATCTGAATATTTAAATTCATGGCTTTCTTTGCATTTTCTTTTCCTTTTAGAGAGAGAACTTTTGTTTTGGGAGTGGTAAAACCAAGAGAATATTTGAGTTATTGTTTTGGAGGTGGTGACGAGAGAGTAAAAGTAACAGGTGAAATAGTTTTCCCACGCTTTCTAATTCAAACTGTTCTTTTGAATGAATGTGTGGGATTGAACACATGATGATTAAGAGACAGAGGTGAATGCCTTCTGTTTAAAggaactgtatatactgtaactgtGTAACATATTGTATATTCATTCTGCCTGGTGTGTGGGAATAAGTGTAATGGCTGTTTGTAGTGTTGCTAGCAGCCCAGAGggcttgtctgtgtgtctgtctgagccATTGTTGGCTTCAGGACACACACGGACAGCTGAAGTGAAGGGGTGGGGGTACCGTCTGTGATTTAAtacaaaagtaaaaaaatatatttatttgtaataagtATCGAAACTAATCAGTTTTAATGCAATGTAGGATTGTTGTGAGAGAACAAAATGGCTTCCGGGCAGTATATTTCTGATGTGATTTCTCCTGATTAAAAGTGATTGAGCAAAGCAGACAGCATCTGGTCAATGGATCCTAGTAAGTGCTGGAGTTTCTACCTTCAATATGTCCTGTTAGAGATGTCATTTTGAGTGTGAGATTCCTTGACAAAAGACTCAGAC encodes the following:
- the golga2 gene encoding golgin subfamily A member 2 isoform X5, with product MADQSRQIKLAAAKKKLKEFQQKSSPASGGEGGPGAKKTRKVKGGSQPDTPSADRHSPDNIQSILKGLSQTNGLTLPAYGKSQNCPHDGNENHADENRPLSSTESLRQLSQQLNGLLSGSSTTYINGDSAPSPANEKELESRNQELAAALDSSNLTNNQLNTKLDRLTEQSQELTDQLQKERREFEQKCVKEQGAMREQLQVHIQTIGILVSEKSELQTALSYTQQAARQKTGEAEELSNRLQATKQRVSELERTLSSVSTQQKQFDKHNKELEKERDNLRLEVYRLNSVSEEGRQQSSELSEQLKLRVSENSAMRLDLDELRKRLEMTDDMLQQFSSQSGPPSANQQMHLLLEEKLQIEAHTAQLMESVAQLQTERDRYAEQIQEEGQVWKDKTEQLLSQVTLVAEERDRSISQIQELEAHITDLKHTAALLSQERGAQAEPQPSGPSESELALQEALGSLQQERDSLNSQFQAQLRDNKQLSRMCSEQESHLSQLERHAELGAEDAEDRRRMLEDVQSDKATISRALAQNRTLKDQLAELQNGFVKLTNENMELTTALQSEHHVKKELGRRMGQLQEDLHNVKEQLDLKSQEYQALLEQRDQVVANLQQYSAGYTALASEREQLHRQYLQQSQLMDRLQHDETQGRVQLEMSHKQLEQYQERLEQLSRDNEQLKAEVTELLNSSALATLPRNQGDGVESQSLPESPQKSSIAIPEDFESREEMEEFVRGAVARVEAERDEVRSRLEEERRLHFAARHQAAALSIERHSHDHDHGQCHGHSHDDHSDLEHTVSGSEGVAVEVHEALYVAMERLQQRFTSLMQEKADLKERVEELEHRCIQLSGETDTIGEYITLYQNQRAIMKQKHMEKEQYISMLAQDKEEMKAKLAELQDLVMRLVGERNEWYSLYTGALASAAANPDLLPAGEEQVQAHHAHRRMELNAVDGQESADVSSAVKPDSTDPPHGGPSDQGQGLPPDSQALMRPQEDGTTRQIMQLLQEIQNPQGPRSVPFLGDNPCVPFFYRPDEQDEVKILVV
- the golga2 gene encoding golgin subfamily A member 2 isoform X2, with product MADQSRQIKLAAAKKKLKEFQQKSSPASGGEGGPGAKKTRKVKGGSQPDTPSADRHSPDNTHVHGEVRGSPVTQLLEDPNGETGRGSPVSNPASSATNPECASQSHNTDLQQNCPHDGNENHADENRPLSSTESLRQLSQQLNGLLSGSSTTYINGDSAPSPANEKELESRNQELAAALDSSNLTNNQLNTKLDRLTEQSQELTDQLQKERREFEQKCVKEQGAMREQLQVHIQTIGILVSEKSELQTALSYTQQAARQKTGEAEELSNRLQATKQRVSELERTLSSVSTQQKQFDKHNKELEKERDNLRLEVYRLNSVSEEGRQQSSELSEQLKLRVSENSAMRLDLDELRKRLEMTDDMLQQFSSQSGPPSANQQMHLLLEEKLQIEAHTAQLMESVAQLQTERDRYAEQIQEEGQVWKDKTEQLLSQVTLVAEERDRSISQIQELEAHITDLKHTAALLSQERGAQAEPQPSGPSESELALQEALGSLQQERDSLNSQFQAQLRDNKQLSRMCSEQESHLSQLERHAELGAEDAEDRRRMLEDVQSDKATISRALAQNRTLKDQLAELQNGFVKLTNENMELTTALQSEHHVKKELGRRMGQLQEDLHNVKEQLDLKSQEYQALLEQRDQVVANLQQYSAGYTALASEREQLHRQYLQQSQLMDRLQHDETQGRVQLEMSHKQLEQYQERLEQLSRDNEQLKAEVTELLNSSALATLPRNQGDGVESQSLPESPQKSSIAIPEDFESREEMEEFVRGAVARVEAERDEVRSRLEEERRLHFAARHQAAALSIERHSHDHDHGQCHGHSHDDHSDLEHTVSGSEGVAVEVHEALYVAMERLQQRFTSLMQEKADLKERVEELEHRCIQLSGETDTIGEYITLYQNQRAIMKQKHMEKEQYISMLAQDKEEMKAKLAELQDLVMRLVGERNEWYSLYTGALASAAANPDLLPAGEEQVQAHHAHRRMELNAVDGQESADVSSAVKPDSTDPPHGGPSDQGQGLPPDSQALMRPQEDGTTRQIMQLLQEIQNPQGPRSVPFLGDNPCVPFFYRPDEQDEVKILVV